In Fibrobacter sp. UWB10, the genomic window TCTTCATAGTGTTCCTCTTTGATTTAAAACTTTTTACATGCTAAAAAATAGCACAAATCACACCTTTTTGTCCAAGAATTTATAAAAAAAGTTCAAATTGTCGCCTTTTTTTGTACTTTCATCGGCATTTTGAGAAATTAATCACACTTAAATGGGCAAGACCGCTCTATTTGGTCAAACTTTTAGACGAGAGAACGGGCTTCGCCCTACAGACGAAAGGCGAAAGAAATTTTAAATTGAACTGCAAAAATAGAACTTAGAGCTTGAGCTCTACCAACTATTATCAACTAAACAACAGAGACACAATTATGGCATTCAAGTACGAAGCTACCGTGCAGCACGGTGAAGATACTACCGAATACGTAAACCTCGGCAAAGACGGCGTTTCCGTCGCCGAATTCGAAGGCAAGAAAATCCTCAAGGTTTCCAAGGAAGCTTTGACCAAGATTGCCCAGGCTGCTTTCGAAGAAGTTGAATTCTGCCTGCGTCCGGCCCACACGGCCAAGGTCGCCAAGATTCTCCAGGATCCGGAAGCTTCGGACAACGACAAGTTTGTCGCCCTCACCATGCTCAAGAACGCATGCGTTGCCGCCAAGGGCATTCTCCCCTTCTGCCAGGACACCGGTACGGCAATCTGTGTTGCCCACAAGGGCCAGCAGGTCTGGACTGGTTTTGACGACGCCGAAGCCATTTCGGAAGGCGTCTACAACGCTTACACCACCAAGAATCTTCGCTACAGCCAGATTGCTCCCTTGACCATGTACGAAGAAAAGAACACGGGTTGCAACCTCCCGGCTCAGATTGATATCCACGCCGAAGAAGGTGCCGAAATGAAGTTCTTGTTCGTCGCCAAGGGCGGTGGCTCTGCCAACAAGACTTACTACTGGCCTATGACCAAGGCGCTCCTCAACCCCAAGTCCTTGGAAAAGTTCCTCGCCGAAAAGGTGAAGACTCTCGGTACAGCCGCATGCCCTCCGTACCACCTCGCTATTGTGATTGGCGGTACCTCTGCCGAAATGAACACCCACATGGTGAAGCTCGCTAGCTGCGGCTACCTCGACGATATTCCGACCAGCGGTTCTGAAGGCGGCCGTATTTTCCGCGACCTCGAAATGGAAGAAAAGGTTCTCCACATTTGCCAGAAGACAGGCATTGGCGCCCAGTTCGGCGGCAAGTACCTGGTGCACGATGTTCGCGTGATTCGCGCTCCGCGTCATGCTGCAAGTTGCCCAGTTTCTATCGGCGTGAGCTGCTCTGCTGACCGTAACATCAAGGCCAAGATTGACGAAAACGGCCTCTGGCTCGAAAAGATGGAACACCATCCGGAAAACTACATCCCGGCAGGCAACGCTGTGAACCTCGCTCCGGCTGTTGAAATCGATCTCGACCGTCCGATGAAGGAAGTTCTCGCCGACCTCACCAAGTATCCGGTGAAGACGCGCCTCTCCCTCAAGGGCACGATGATTGTGGCTCGCGACATGGCCCACGCCAAGATTGCCGAAATCTTCGACAAGCAGGAACGCGGC contains:
- a CDS encoding fumarate hydratase, giving the protein MAFKYEATVQHGEDTTEYVNLGKDGVSVAEFEGKKILKVSKEALTKIAQAAFEEVEFCLRPAHTAKVAKILQDPEASDNDKFVALTMLKNACVAAKGILPFCQDTGTAICVAHKGQQVWTGFDDAEAISEGVYNAYTTKNLRYSQIAPLTMYEEKNTGCNLPAQIDIHAEEGAEMKFLFVAKGGGSANKTYYWPMTKALLNPKSLEKFLAEKVKTLGTAACPPYHLAIVIGGTSAEMNTHMVKLASCGYLDDIPTSGSEGGRIFRDLEMEEKVLHICQKTGIGAQFGGKYLVHDVRVIRAPRHAASCPVSIGVSCSADRNIKAKIDENGLWLEKMEHHPENYIPAGNAVNLAPAVEIDLDRPMKEVLADLTKYPVKTRLSLKGTMIVARDMAHAKIAEIFDKQERGEELTDEEKTVLKVVSDHPIYYAGPAKTPAGMPTGSFGPTTANRMDPYVMRFQSKGASMIMVAKGNRSQDVTDACKKYGGFFLGSIGGPAAILAEQNILSNDIVAFPELGMEAIRKITIKDFPAFILVDDKGNNFFEGLI